One Calditrichota bacterium genomic window, CTTAGCCGCAGCTGAACAGGCCATTCTGGAAGGGAAGCTGCACCGCTGGTGGACATAGCCAGTATCGCGGGCTTGAGACGCTGTCCTCAGGAGGTCTGTAACAAAAAACGGCCTCGGCGTTGCCGAGGCCGCAAGTGGCGCTGAAGATCGCTCATACGACCCGTACGTTGGCGGCCTGTGGTCCTTTAGGTCCCTCCTCGATCTCGAAAGTAACCTCCTGGTCCTTCTCCAGGGCTCTGAATCCTTCGCCCACGATGGCCTTGTAGTGCACGAAGACGTCTCCGC contains:
- a CDS encoding cold-shock protein; protein product: MEKGKVKWFSKTKGYGFITREGGGDVFVHYKAIVGEGFRALEKDQEVTFEIEEGPKGPQAANVRVV